The DNA window TCTGGAGTGTTGGGACGTTCTGTCTTGGCGGGGGCTAAAATGCAGGACCAAGAGGAGGGGACTATCCCTAAGAACTGTCCCTTTTCCCTCCCAGCTGGACATAGGTCCCAGGAGTGCCAAGGCTGGCGgtccagggccagggccaggggctgggcctggggctgcAGCAGAGCCTGGGGAGGCAGGAGCAGGCTCTGGGGCAGGCTCCATGCTGCAGTTCTTCACCCGACTGCGCCGCCATGCCAGCCTGGATGGAGCCAGCCCCTACTTCAAGGTCAAGAAGTGGAAACTGGAGCCCAGTCAGCGAGCATCCAGTCTGGACACAAGAGGTGAGCCTCAGTTCCTGGGAGGCAGCAAGGCCCAGGAGGTGTGTTGGCAGGTGGTCGTAGTGCAGGAAGCTCTGGCCCGGGAGGGCCATGGTCCCTAGCTAAGCCATCAGCACTGTGGGCCAGTGGCTGGCAGGAGGACCCAGGGCCTGGCTTACTGTAGAGGGGCTGTCATGGTTCCAAGGTTCCCTGCACCCTGGCTAGTTGCCGTCTGGTGACACACAGGCCACTTGGCACAGAAGTTCTGAGGCAAGACCTCTGCCCAGCATCCCTCCCTGCATGCCCCAGGCCCTGTGCGCAGGCCCAGCTCTCAGCCAGAGGAATGGCTGTGCTGTGGAGAGATCTTCTCCAGGGCTCCTCCCTGGGAAGAGTCCTTTCCCTTGGGGGACCCTGACTCCTTTGGTAGGGAGCAACGCGGTTGGACTCGGCCAGGATCAGCCAGTGTTTTCTGAGGTCCTGGACTGTAGCATTTGTGTCTTAGGGCCAGACAGTTTTGTCTCAACTACTCAGGCGCGACTGTAGCTAGGGAGCAGCCGGGGGAGAGTCCGTGAAGAGGAGGTGCCAGTAAAACTTCATTTACACCAGCAGGTGGGGGGCAGGTTAGGCTTGTGGGCAGCAGTTTGCTGACCCCTAGATAGAGGATGTGTGCAGGGttgtggggaaagaggtgcccTGACGGGTTTAATCATCCCTGCCCAGGAGACCTTAGTGGGGCACGGCAGCTCAGAGGGTTGGCCAGTCAGGCCCGGGGTGCCTTCTCCCCTGTCAAGGGAAGGTAGTAGGAGCCATCCTCCTGAGAGGCCTCCTGTAGCAAGAAAAGGAAGGTGTGGCTGGGTGGTGTGGTTCAGACCTGGTGGGTGACTTCTCTTTCATCCAGTCCACCCGGGCAGCTTCTGGCAGGGGGTATGGGGAAGGCGAAGGCCTGTAGGCTGCCCTGTTTCAGCTGAAAGAAGGCATTTTGAGATGGCGCAGTTGGGGTGTCGCAAAGCCAACCAGGACTGTTTGCTGGGAGCCTGCCCCTGGGTGGGGGTGGAACAGTCCCCCAGAACTCCCCAGGCCAGGATGCCGCCTCTTACCTGGACTCCCACAGCCTCCACTTTTGCACTTTGAGCTGGGCTGTGCCTGCCACTGGGTGTCCGTGCACCTAGTTGCATCTTCTTTCTGCCCTCTGCCTCGGTTTCCTCACCTGTACTTTAGCATGCACAAATCCTGGGACCCACTGTCCACAGACTGAAGCCTGGGAGCTGCCAGCTGGGGTCTGACATGGGCATGGGGGACAGAGGCAGAGACAGACTGACCACTCTTTCCCTTTATAGGTTCCCCCAAGCGGCACCACTTCCAACGGCAGCGAGCAGCCAGCGAGAGCATGGAGCAGGAAGGGGACACCCCCCATGCAGACTTCATCCAGTACATTGCTAGAGCTGGCGACGCCGTGGCCTTCCCACCCCCCAGTCCCTTTCTGGCCAGCCCCACCAGCCCACCCCCCTCTCTCGGCAGGTATTTTTCAATAGATAGAGGTGCTAGGGGTGGACCTGTGGGCCCCTGCCCTGCTCCATCCCCCCTAGGTGGCTCAGGGAGCTCCCTCCTGGTCCTGTGGACTCCCACTCACAACCCCCTGGCAGCCTTGCAGGGGCTACCTCTCCAGCGAGGAccggaggaggagggaaggagggaaagacTGGGTAAGGGCAGGCGGGTGAGCATGGCCCTGGATGATGGCCCCAGGGTCCCCAAGATGGGACACCTGCCCAAGCAGGGCCACCATGGACTTCTGTCCATCCTGGTGTTGCTATTTCCCAGTGGAATCCTAGGCCTGGAGAGCTGCTCGGTTCCAGGCCTTCTCCCACCTGCCCATGCTCCTGAGGATGGACAGTTGTttctcagaaactattttgacccCTTTCTCCAGCAACGTCCTTCTCCACCCCAACCCAAAGGCAACTGTCCTGAAGCCCCCTAGCCAAACCAGTGGGATGTGGGAAGGGGACCCAGAAGTGCAGCCTTCCAAGCTTGGGTCACTCCTGTGTGAGCAGGTGATCCTTAACTCTTGTGCATCACCCTTCTGGTCCTATATGATGGGTGAGTGAGGTGACCCACTAAGGAACAGAGGACAGGCTGGACTCATCTTAGTCTAGTTCCTCTCCTATGGCCCCCACTTCCACCAAGAGCCCAGGAAGAGGGACTCGGGAAGAAGGTTAACTCTTGGGGTGGCCTGTTTCTGCAGCCTCAGCAGGTGCTGGGGACCTACATCAGCTTTTGGGTTGGCAAGCAGCCCAGTCCCCCAGTACCTCTGTGCCCACCCTCCCTGACCCAGAGGCGGGTGGCCGGCTGGGAGGGGTTCAGCTGGTGGGCTCTGACAGCCGTGGCCTGGCTTGCAGGCTAGAGGCAGCCGAGGCGGCGGGAGGAGCGAGCCCCGAGTCGCCCCCAGAGCACAGCGTTGGCGCGGGACTGCAGCAGcagccacagcagcagcaactggAGCCAGACCCCGAGCAGACCCAGGCCAGCTACCGCGACCTGTGGAGCTTGCGCGCCTCCCTGGAGCTGCACGCGGCCGCTGCCTCAGACCACAGCAGCAGCGGCAACGATCGTGATTCAGTGCGCAGCGGCGACAGCTCCGGGTCCGGGGGTGCGCCCCCGGCCTTCCCGCCGCCCTCACCTCCCGCGCCGCGACCCAAAGACGGCGAAGCGCGCCGGCTGCTGCAGATGGACAGCGGCTACGCCAGCATCGAGGGCCGTGGTGCAGGCGACGATGCCCCCGAGCCACCTGCCGCTCCCGCCCCGCCACGCAGCCCACGCGCCTGGCCACGACGTCCGCGGCGCGACTATAGCATCGATGAGAAGACGGACGCGCTCTTCCACGAGTTCCTGCGCCACGACCCGCACTTCGATGACGCACCTGCTGCCACGCGCCACCGCGCCCGCGTGCACCCGCACGCACGCAAGCAGTGGCAGCGCGGCCGGCAACACAGTGACCCCGGCGGCGCCCGCGCGGCTCCAGCCACGGGTGGCGCGGCCCCGCCCCCTGGAGCGCCACGGCCCGCGCGTGCGCCCTTACGCCGGGGCGACAGCGTCGACTGCCCACTCGATGGCCGCGCGCTTGCCAGCACTGGCGACGACCCAAGCATCCCTGTCATCGAGGAGGAGCCTGGCGGGGGCTGCCCAGGCTCGGGTCTATGCGTCGAGCCCACGGGGGCGCTGTTGGACAAGCTGGCGGCCAGCCTCGATGAGAGACTCTTCCCGCCGCGCCTCGCCGAGCCTGTCGCCGCGGCCCCAGCGCTGGTCGTCGCCGCGGCCCCCACGTCCCCTGACCACAGTCCGGCCTAATCCCTGTGTCCCCATCCCACCTCGGCAGCTTTTCCAGCGCCGCCCAGGACCAAGCTGGGGTGCGAAGTCCAGCACGTGTGCTGGGCGCCCTTCGCTGCCGTGCCCAGCCTGCCGCGTCTCGCTGCCCTGGGCGCTTGGTGGGTCATAGGACATCCCGAGGGGCGAGGCTCGAGTGGCGGGAGAACCATAAGTTCTCTTAGGACTAGTGAGCAACCTCCAGCGACCCTGGGCCCCCATGGGCGGAGGGTCCGCGGCCCAAGGCCCGCGTGAGGACTGCGAGCTCCGGTTGGGGGCCAAGGGCCGACGCGGGCCGGGTGCACGCGGGAGTCACCGACCGCTGAAGTCGTTACCTCACTACGGCGAGCGCCCTCCCACTCGAGCAATAACGGGAGGGAGCAATACGGCCGGCTGCCCCCCCACGCCCCCACCCTCCGCATGTGGCCCGCCAGTGTTGAGATATGAAGGAGACAGCCTAGGTGACACGGTTTCAAGTTTCCCAAGCTTTATTTATTGCCAAAAGATGGGGCAGCCCGCAGCTGAGCAGCCCCTGCCGCTCCTCGAAGCTCTCCGCCCTGTCCATACCATCCAGTGATGGGTTTcctgttgtgtttttgtttttctggttgATCATAAATATTTACTGCATATTCTGATTTGCTCTGGGTTTTCTCTGAAGACCCGAGACGGCAGTGGCCTTGGGGGAGGAAGGTCACGGTCTTTCACAGGCCCTGGCCACTGAGTCCAGAAGTCTAGATCCCACTGCCTCAGCAAGAAGCCATGACCATCTGTGGGCCACCATGCTCCCACCTGCCAGCCCCACCTGCCTCCCGATAACTCCCAAACACCTGCACAGCCATAGCTCAAATCCacctgttttatttaaaaaaaaaaaaaagagaaaaggaaccaACCAAATGACAAAAACAAGGCAGCCAGCGGCTCCCTCGGGTGGTTCTGCATGCAAGGCGGCTGCCAGAGGTCTGATCTCCAGTCCGCAGGCATGGGAGGCCCTGGCAGGAGCAGAGTGGAGACCATGGAGGTGGCTGGAGAGCCAGTAGTCTAAACATAAAGTGCATCTGGGAGGCcaggcccctccctccctctccctggggAGGCTCCACACAGGACGGCAAAGTCAAGTGGTGCCTACTGTCCAGCGGTGCTGTGTGCAGGGGGGTGAGGGCAGGGCCAGGCCCAAGTCCCTGCCAACCCCAGTCCTGGCCCTTGTGCTCCTGACGTCCTGAGCAGTCAGCACAGAGGCATGGTGGCCACCTTCCTGGGCAGGCAGTGGACCAAGAGCCGACAGGAAGACTGAGGAGGGCCTGGGCCATGGCACCTGGCCAGGGCTCCTGGAAAGAGGCTGCGGGAGGACAGAGGCAGGTCACTCTGGGCACCTGGACCTCTTTGCTTCCTGAGGGGCAGCCTGCACTAATGGCCCACTGCAAAGATGGGGAAACAAGCCCATGAACAGGGGCTGCCAGGTTCCTGGGCCCTGACCCAGGGAGACTACCCTGAGAGTCATTCCCCAGAGTAAATTGACAGCAGGCCTGGCCCTTCCCCAAAAGCAACTTCCCACCCTGCAGGCTGGCTCTGGACCCTGGGTGGGGTGGGGCAGGCAGAGCTGGAGGAGGTGCCCTGGGAGTCCAGCAGCATCTAGGATGACTCAGTCCCTCAGAGCACAAGCAGCCAGGCAGGGCTGGTCCCCTCTGCCACCCACACAGCCACCTCAAGAGCCTCTCTCTTGGGAGTGGCCTGAGCACACAGAGCCAGTGGCTCCAGTTGGGCCCTGAGAGGGAAGGGAACTTGGCCCAGTAAAGGCCACAGGTGCTGGTGTGGCAGGACAGCACCCTTCAGAAAATGGCCTCTACTACATCCCTGGCCCTGCAAAGACAGGCCATGAGCTGCTGAGGCTGCCCCATAGCTGCACAGGCTGCAGTGACCAGCAGGACCAACAGAGATGGGGGTTGTTAAAGCTCAGGGCTGTGAGCTGAGTGGACTGGGAGTCAGGCACTGACACCAACCTGCCCTGATGGAAACTGAGTACATGTCAGCTCAGGGGCCATTGCCCAGGTCTCCTGTCCCACCTAACAACCACTTCTAGGCCCTGGGACTCAAGAGCCCAGAACTGCTGGGGACTGCACCGACAGGCTGAGTGCCAGAACGGCCCTGGCTGTGGTTGCCACCCCCCCACCAGCTGGTTGGGCGCGTACCACCTGCAGGCTGGGCCCTCACTGCTGCTTGCAGGCTGAGAGTCGGCGGATCTTGCTGCTGGAGCAGGCCTTGCGGGCAGGGTTGGTGGCACTGGCCCGGCACTCCACCTTGGTCTTGGAGCTCAGCTGCGCCGACTCTGTGCCGTTCATGCACACAGCCTTGGGCAGGCTGTGGCTCTGTCCATTCTGACTGGCCTCCTCTTCTAGGACCTGTCCTAGGAGGAAAACCGCAAGTGTGGCCTAAGCCAAGGGGCAGCATCATCCAGAGCCCCAGGCCCAGGCCACCTGCTGCCCACCACCAGGACAGACCAAGGACCTGTGCACCCTCAAAAGCCACCTTCAGGTTCTGGGGGCCCTCTGTGTAGCCAGGCCAGATACCTCCCAAAGGCAACAAAAGCACAGGGACTGCCTATGCCCACCAGATACTGCACCCGCCTGGACCCCTGACAGGACCTGATGGGTCTCCTCTGAAGGAACCTCACTCGATGGAGGGGGAGGGCTGGTGGGACAGGGCCCTTGCTCATGCTCACCTGCCTGCGGAGGTGTGTGCTGTGGGTGTCTGCCTGCAGGTGGGCCTGGGCTGCCCTCAGGCCCTCCAGCCTGTTTGGCATGGCACAGGCACCTGGCATGCTCACCAGTGAGGACACTTGGCACAAGCccactggggatgaagctcagcagGCACACCACCAGGGTTTCTGCCTGCCCCAGGCCCCTTGGGTGCCAACTGCCCAACATCCTGGGGGTATCACAGGCTGGATCACTGCTAGCCCTCCCTGCCCAGTGGGCACTGACTGGGAGCCACTGGGGCCACTGACAACACAGGACATGGCTATGCCCACCATGCACACGTGGTAGAAAGCTGTACTACCCACAGCTCTTGGGCGCCAAGAGCACCTCATGGGGGGAACGTCCAGAGCTTTGGGAACTCACTGTGAACCCACTGTGTGCAGAAGCCATCAGCTCTAAAAGGCACCTTGGTAACAGCAGCCCACCCGTCCTAAGGTCTGGGCCATGAGCTGGAATGTGAGTGGGGTCAGACACAAGGCCGTCTTGTCTGCTGGAGTACTGAGCACCCAGGGGACATCtccctccaacacacacacaagctTAAAAGCTACCCCCACAGGCACAGCCCAGCACTTGAGGTCTGGGAGCAGCCTACAGAGTGGGCGACTAGACCCCCATGCTGAGTGGGGCAGTCAAGGGGCTCCAAGTAGGAGGGTCTTGGGGCAGGTGAAGTGACAGGGCTGGCCCAGGAGCAGCTCAGAGAGGGCCGTGGCCAGACCCAGAGTGGCTGTCCTGCTTCTGTAAAGGGTGGTCCAAGGTCAGGGGTAGGGCTCCAACCACAAGGGCACATCCTGAGCCACCCAGTCAACCAGGCACAGAGGCAGGGAGAGGGTGTCCACTGACCGAGTCCTCAGCCCCTCCTCTGCCAGGTCCACCTTCCTTAAAGTCAAAGCACTGGGACTGAAGGCTTGAGGGGTCCTCAGGTGGACCTTGGGAGCAAGCACAGACCCAGCCAGAGAAGCCCTATGCAGAGGCCTCTCCCTGGGTGCTGGGCACCAGGGGCTGTGGAAACTGAGGGGTGGTCTGAGAGGTGGCATAGGACCCGGCTCCAGCAGAGGCTCTGGGCACCTGGCTGGGCTCAGCCTTACTCTCACTCAGTCCACCAGTCTGACACAAGCCCCCAGTGTTCTGGGAAGAAGGCCATCAGACACCAGACACAGACCCCCTCCAGTAGGGTTTCCTagggccgggggggggggggggcacagtGCACACCTCTCCTCCCAGGACAACCCGGGTCCCAAGAAAGTGCCTAGCACCCAGTAGCTGGCAGGAGGCAGTGTGCACCCAAGTGCCTCAGGGCACGAGAGGCCTCCAGGACACTGTTCTGACTGCTATGGCACAGGGCTCCTGGCTGTACCTCCCTGGCCTTGGGCCTGAGGGCCAGCTGCCTGGAGCTGGGTTACGTGAGGGGCCTGGAGGGCGCAGGTGCTGCTGCGCACTGTGACTGGCTTGAGGGGAGGGAGGACATCAGGGCCCACCCAGGGACTCTAACATTCTGGGACCCTCCTCTGGCCAGTGGGCATCCCATGCTCCAGGGACCTGTCTTTGCACCCTGCCCTGCCTTCTTGGCTCGCCTCAGGCCCCTTGTATACCAACTCTTTCTCAAACAGCCTGGAGGCCACAGCCCCAGTGGGACCTTGAACGAGAGGGCCCAGGCCACAGCAAGCATCCACCTGCAGACACACGGCCAGGCAAAGCTTTATGGCAGGACACACTCAGGAGGACTAGGGGATTGGCCAAGGCGGCGGTGTGGAGCAGGCTACACTAAGGCCTCAAGCTCCTCCTCGGGGGCCACCGCAGTGCCagcctcctgggccttctctccACAGGGGTCTGCACCCTGGCTCTTCTGCACGCCTCTCTCCTCGCTAAGCCCTGCCTCAGACGTCTCCTCGTCACCTGGGGAAGAAGGCAACATGGGGTCAGAGTGCAGGCGGCTACAGTGACTGGGAGGGAGGACTGTAGTGAGAAGTCCCTCCCTCCACCCTGCAGGTCTCCCCACCTGTTCCCACTGGGCTTGGGCCAGGAGGGCTGACAGGAGGCAGATGCCCAGGGAACCCTCCAGCAAGATCAGCCCCCGGGTGCCCAGCAGCTCCCATGGCCTGTCTGCTGTGCCTTGGCAGCCGGGGACGGAGGTGGCCTGCACCAGGCTGGAGCCTTCAGGGAGGAGGGACCTGCCACCAGAACACAGCTGGCCCCCCTGCATACTGCCAGGTGCCCAATTGAAGAACATCCAGGCCGGGCTGGCTCTGCACCCACAGCATGGGGTCTGCCAGCTCACCAGGCACGGTGAAGTCCTGGGTGTAGATGATGCCATCCTCAATGTCAAAGAGGTCCTCATCCTCATCCTCATCAGTGCGGCCATGTAGGTCCTCCAGGTAGGGCACGACTGTCATGCTGCGCCAGCGGTCCTTGGTGTCTGGGCTGGGCGGGATGGGCACCAAGGCCTCTGCCAGTGGATGCTTCTTCCGGAACCAGCTACAAGAGCCCATCAGGACAGGCTCCTCAGTGACCACTGGTCCCACCACTCATGCAGGAGCCAGGGACTGCTGTGACCCTCAGCTGCTTCCCCTACCGTCTGCCTGCCACAGTCTTTGCAGGATCAGGCATCTGCCAAGACCACAACACTGTCCCCTGCAGGGGAAGCAGGCCCTTAGCTACCTCCATGGCTCTCACCCCCACCACAGCAGGGGGTTAGACTGGGCTGTCCACTGGCCTAGGAGCCAAGGCCAGACAGGAGTGAAACAGATCCCCAGGGCACTATGGCCTGCCCCCTGAGGCAGAGTGGCACAGCCCACAGAAACCCAGGCAGACCTTCCTCAGGTATTTATACTAATACTACGGCCACCAGAGACCTAGAATCCAAATGCTAACACAGCAAATGGCAGGCCTGGGCTGGCAGTGGATACCCAGGAACCGGCACACCCCACTGACACTGGGCCCACCCTGCCTAACGCTCTCCAACCTCCTCCACgccctctgctcaccagggaggaGCCCTTCAGGCCCACAGCTCTTGACCCTTAACAGAAGTTTCTGCAGATTGGTGTGTCCACTTGCTGGCTAGCAGCCGAGGCCCTCGAGGCTGTCAGCAGGGTCAAAATTCTGTGGCCGGCCCCTGCCAGCTCCAGCACAGACTCTGATGAGGGACCTCAACCCCTGAGGCCCTGTCCTCTTGGGACCCAGGGCTCTAGACAGCTGGGGTATCAGTGAAGTCTGGGGTCTCCATAGAGGCTTCTGTGGCCACCCCGATTTACAACTGCCCACTGTTGTCACATCCCTCTGGGCCTGCCCAGGCCTCTAGGTATCCATTCCAGAAACTCCCCTGGCGGGGGGCCACTCCTTAAGCCCCTAATCCTGGCTGGCTGCCTGTAGCTTCCCGGACCCCAGACCAAGCTGGTGCCAGCTCTTAGATGCCAGACATCCTCACCCCTGAGGTTAGAGGAGTCTGGCAGGGGGGGGCAGCTCTGGCCAGAACCTCTGACCCACCCACCCTGTCCCCTCTTCCTCACTTGGagcccctgagctgctggggccCAGGCTAACTGTCGCCACTCTTGGGAGGAAACCAAGGGCAGAGACGGGGAGGCACACTTCACACACACCCCATCAGGCTCGCACTGGGACGGGACCTGCACAGGCCAGCAGTGGGTGCTTCCTACACTCACAAGTAGCCCCATAACACCCAGCAAGGTGGTCATGGGCCTGCCCTGCTGGGCCCCCCAGGATGTCGTCTTCATCACATCCCTGTCCTCTCGACCCAAACATCCAGCTGGCTCATCTCCCCACGAACTGGTTGCTGTTGCCCCAGCAAGCCAAGCAGAAGAGACCTGGGCAGGAAGGGCAGCCCAGGCTCACCTGTGCTGCCGGATCTGCCGTATGGAGAACCTCTTGGTGGGCTCGTACTCCAGCATCCCTGCGAAGATCAGCAGACACCAGGTCACCATGCTGGGCAGGCCCCTGCCACTCCCTGCTGCCTGTTCCACCTCAGTCATCCATATGCCACCCACCCTGCTGTGCACACTGAGCACCAGGATGGGCCGCTGTGAATTGAGCCAAGAGGGCAGGACCTGGTGCCCTGGAAGGGCCTCCACCTGGGGGAGGGACTGGCTCAGCACAGATCCTACTGGCCACAGCACCTATGAACTGGCCCTGCAGTCTGGACAGGAATGCCCCCATGCTCTACTGGGCCCTGGCATGTGTTGGGCAACCAGCGCCACCTGCTGCACTGCCTGAGAAACAGCAGGCAGAGGCCCCACAGACCCTGCTGGGCACTAGAGAAGTGATGTGGGTACAGTAGCCAGTGCCTTCAGGGTGCCTTACCCCAAAGCAAAGGCTCAAAGCAAAGAGCAGAGCCTGGGGGGGAGGCAGCAAGCCAGGCCCTGCATGCAAAGGAGGCAGGTCTGGGCGCTAAGAGCCACCCTGTAGCAAGATCATTTGGGACACTGCTCACAGGAGGCAGAAAGGGTGATGAGATCACAGGCCAACCCAAGACCCATCATCCACTGGCAGCCTCCCCTCGGGTCTGTGCCTCCAGCCCAGTCACCGACAGGACACCCTCTGGCCGACACAGGCCCAAGTGCCCCACACTGGGCCACAAACAGGGGCAACGCCCACCTTTGAGCAGGTCAGAGAGCGGGGGGCCACAGTCACCCGGGATCGTGTAGTCCCCCTTCCCAATGTTCTCGAACAGCTTGTAGATGTTGTCCCCTTCAAATGGGTACAGGCCCGTTGTGATGTTGTAGCTTTATGTCCAAGGGAAGGAAGAGGTGGTCAGCTGCCGGCTGGCACCCTCAGACCCCCAGTGAGGCTGCCTGTGGGGGCTGTACAGGCTCTGAGAAAGGCCCCATCACCACCATTTCATGCTCCTGGAGGCAGGAACTTGCCCTGACCATGGCCAGGTGAGGTGGGAGAGGGGAGCATGCCCTGAGCCCATGGGGCCAACAGTCCTGAGGCCATGCTCGCTGGCAGGGCTTTCTCTGGGGTGATGTAAGCATTAGGAATTAGCTAGAGATGGGGACGAGCCACTCTGGACATACCAGAACCCAGTGACTGCACACTATGAGAAGGGGAACGTGGGATAGGTGACCTGTTACCTCCACAAAGGTGCACACCTACCCAGGAGCTGTCTGGAGGTGTGAGGGTCTGGACTTACAGCCACACCCTATGCCTGACAGGGCCTGTGGGTGCCAGAGAATCACTATAGCCCCTCAACGCTGCACACACTGCATATTCAGGGTGGGACTAGAGTCCAGGGCACTTACAGTGTGACTCCAGCTGACCAGATGTCCACCTTGAAGCCAGAGAAGGTGTCCAGGCCATTGGCAATTTCAGGCGGCTGGAATGCTGGGGAGCCCTGGCTTGTCCGGCAAGTGTCATCCGCAGCAAAAGGGTGCAGGGCCTGCAGCAGTGCCACGTGGCCCTCAGGGAGCGCCAGGGGAGGAACCCACACCCCGACTCTCCTCGCGGAAACAGGCGCCTACCTCTGCAACACCCAGGTCGGAGATCTTGAGTGTGCCACTGGTGGTGAGCAGCAGATTGCCGGGTTTGATGTCCTTGTGCACGATACCCTGGCTGTGCAGGTACTCCAGTCCGTCGATGAGCTGGCAGAAGTACCTGCCAGGGAGGCACATGTCTTAGCTGCCTGGCCTCCTGACTTTCCACTGGTGCACCAGGACCACCCAGGACAAGATCTGTGCAGTCCAGGAGTCTCGCACAGACCAGAGGCTACAGGATAGCTGCTCAGGGTCCAGGCAAACAGACCAGGGAACCTCAGAGACCACTGGCTGAAGCTGAGTCCACTGGGGTCCCACATGGCTGTGCTATCTCCCCCATAGGCCAGGGACCCCAGGCTCACCCCACTGGCCTGGCTGGCCCCTGGTATCCCAGGCTCCCCGGACCCTAAAGTCTTGCTCAAACCTTGATCTCTCTTCACCCCCATGGTGCTGCAGCCTCCTGACTGCTGCCACCTAGCAGGGCCAACCAGGCCACAGGCAGCCACCAGGGCCTTCCTGACAACCAGCAGGTCTCAAAGCCACAGTGCTTCCCAGGGGGAGGGGCTACAGGCCTTGGGAGTGGGAACCCAAGTTCTGATAGGCAGGAGGGCCCCATGATGGGCAGTTCTGCAGCAGCTGGGCTGTGGATACCACACTCATGCCCCCAAACTACTCTTAAAAAACCTGGGTTTTCACTCCCGTGGTCATCAGGAAATTCAGTTTGAACATGGGACTAGATGGTCCAagccttggacctgtgtgtgctgGGAGTGCTGGTGGGCTCTGCCACAGCTCACTCACCCGTGGGCTTGGCACACAGGGAAGCGCTTCTCGGGCACACTGTCCAGCATCTCCTGCATGCCACACACGCAGTACTCCATCACCATATACGTGGGGCACTAAGGAAACATGCTCATGGGTGGCTCATGGGCAGGGCCCACCCACCCCAGACCAGGGCAGCAGCCAGGAGGGACGGCTCTGCAGCTTCCACCCCAGAGAGACCCCGGGCCCAGAGTAACTGAGTTAATG is part of the Callospermophilus lateralis isolate mCalLat2 chromosome 1, mCalLat2.hap1, whole genome shotgun sequence genome and encodes:
- the Stk11 gene encoding serine/threonine-protein kinase STK11 isoform X1; its protein translation is MDVADPQQLGMFTEGELMSVGMDTFIHRIDSTEVIYQPRRKRAKLIGKYLMGDLLGEGSYGKVKEVLDSETLCRRAVKILKKKKLRRIPNGEANVKKEIQLLRRLRHRNVIQLVDVLYNEEKQKMYMVMEYCVCGMQEMLDSVPEKRFPVCQAHGYFCQLIDGLEYLHSQGIVHKDIKPGNLLLTTSGTLKISDLGVAEALHPFAADDTCRTSQGSPAFQPPEIANGLDTFSGFKVDIWSAGVTLYNITTGLYPFEGDNIYKLFENIGKGDYTIPGDCGPPLSDLLKGMLEYEPTKRFSIRQIRQHSWFRKKHPLAEALVPIPPSPDTKDRWRSMTVVPYLEDLHGRTDEDEDEDLFDIEDGIIYTQDFTVPGPRRGGQSEWTEPQPAQGCVHERHRVGAAELQDQGGVPGQCHQPCPQGLLQQQDPPTLSLQAAVRAQPAGASFQEPWPGAMAQALLSLPVGSWSTACPGRWPPCLCADCSGRQEHKGQDWGWQGLGPGPALTPLHTAPLDSRHHLTLPSCVEPPQGEGGRGLASQMHFMFRLLALQPPPWSPLCSCQGLPCLRTGDQTSGSRLACRTTRGSRWLPCFCHLVGSFSLFFFFK
- the Stk11 gene encoding serine/threonine-protein kinase STK11 isoform X2 codes for the protein MDVADPQQLGMFTEGELMSVGMDTFIHRIDSTEVIYQPRRKRAKLIGKYLMGDLLGEGSYGKVKEVLDSETLCRRAVKILKKKKLRRIPNGEANVKKEIQLLRRLRHRNVIQLVDVLYNEEKQKMYMVMEYCVCGMQEMLDSVPEKRFPVCQAHGYFCQLIDGLEYLHSQGIVHKDIKPGNLLLTTSGTLKISDLGVAEALHPFAADDTCRTSQGSPAFQPPEIANGLDTFSGFKVDIWSAGVTLYNITTGLYPFEGDNIYKLFENIGKGDYTIPGDCGPPLSDLLKGMLEYEPTKRFSIRQIRQHSWFRKKHPLAEALVPIPPSPDTKDRWRSMTVVPYLEDLHGRTDEDEDEDLFDIEDGIIYTQDFTVPGPRRGGQSEWTEPQPAQGCVHERHRVGAAELQDQGGVPGQCHQPCPQGLLQQQDPPTLSLQAAVRAQPAGGTRPTSWWGGGNHSQGRSGTQPVGAVPSSSGLLSPRA
- the Stk11 gene encoding serine/threonine-protein kinase STK11 isoform X3; the protein is MDVADPQQLGMFTEGELMSVGMDTFIHRIDSTEVIYQPRRKRAKLIGKYLMGDLLGEGSYGKVKEVLDSETLCRRAVKILKKKKLRRIPNGEANVKKEIQLLRRLRHRNVIQLVDVLYNEEKQKMYMVMEYCVCGMQEMLDSVPEKRFPVCQAHGYFCQLIDGLEYLHSQGIVHKDIKPGNLLLTTSGTLKISDLGVAEALHPFAADDTCRTSQGSPAFQPPEIANGLDTFSGFKVDIWSAGVTLYNITTGLYPFEGDNIYKLFENIGKGDYTIPGDCGPPLSDLLKGMLEYEPTKRFSIRQIRQHSWFRKKHPLAEALVPIPPSPDTKDRWRSMTVVPYLEDLHGRTDEDEDEDLFDIEDGIIYTQDFTVPGQVLEEEASQNGQSHSLPKAVCMNGTESAQLSSKTKVECRASATNPARKACSSSKIRRLSACKQQ
- the Stk11 gene encoding serine/threonine-protein kinase STK11 isoform X4, giving the protein MDVADPQQLGMFTEGELMSVGMDTFIHRIDSTEVIYQPRRKRAKLIGKYLMGDLLGEGSYGKVKEVLDSETLCRRAVKILKKKKLRRIPNGEANVKKEIQLLRRLRHRNVIQLVDVLYNEEKQKMYMVMEYCVCGMQEMLDSVPEKRFPVCQAHGYFCQLIDGLEYLHSQGIVHKDIKPGNLLLTTSGTLKISDLGVAEALHPFAADDTCRTSQGSPAFQPPEIANGLDTFSGFKVDIWSAGVTLYNITTGLYPFEGDNIYKLFENIGKGDYTIPGDCGPPLSDLLKGMLEYEPTKRFSIRQIRQHSWFRKKHPLAEALVPIPPSPDTKDRWRSMTVVPYLEDLHGRTDEDEDEDLFDIEDGIIYTQDFTVPGDEETSEAGLSEERGVQKSQGADPCGEKAQEAGTAVAPEEELEALV